The genomic interval GAGTTCTCGAAGACGATCCGCGAGGAGATGGACTACGAACGGGAGGCGCGCATGCTCACCGAGATCCGGGCGAACTTCGCGGGCAACGACCGCGTCCGCATCCCCGAGGTCACGGAGAGCCACTCCACCGAGCGGGTCCTCACGATGGAGTACGTCCCGGGAACGAAGATCAACGACATCGACGACCTCGACGAGCGGGGCCTCGACCGGACCCGGCTCGCGGAGACGCTCCAGCGGGCGTACCTCCAGATGATCATCGACGACGGGGTCTTCCACGCCGATCCCCACCCGGGGAACCTGGCCGTTCAGGACGACGGGACGCTCGTCTTCTACGACTTCGGGATGTCGGGCCGGGTGGACTCGTTCGTCCAGGACAAGATCGTCGACTTCTACGCCGCCGTCGCGGACCAGGACATCGACGCGATCCTCGACGCGCTGATCGAGATGGGGACGCTCTCCCCCGAGGCCGACCGGCAGGTGATGGGCGACGTGATGGAGCTTGCCATCGCGGACGCGCGCGGGGAGGATATCGAACAGTACCGCGTCCAGCAGATCATCCAGCAAGTCGAGGACACCATCTACGAGTTCCCCCTGCGACTGCCCTCGAACCTCGCGCTCGTGCTCCGGGTGGCGACAGTCGTCGAGGGTGTCTGTGTCACGCTCGACCCCGAGTTCGACTTCATCTCCGTGGCGACGGACTACCTCCGCCAGGAGGGGTACCTCGCCGAGGGCGTCCGGAACTACATCGAGGACCGTCAGCGGGAACTCCAGGACGCCACCCGGTCGGCCGTCCGTATCCCGCCGAAACTCGAATCGGTGCTCGACCGGGTCGAACGCGAGGACCTCCACGTCAGAGCTGACCTGGAGGACTCCGACCGCCTGCTGGCGGCGATGACCAAGCGGCTCATCCTCGGGATGGTGCTCGCCAGCACGCTGTTCTCGACTGCGCTGCTGTACGCCGAGTCCTCGCTGACCGGCGCGGGCGTCGCCGGTGGCGGCGCGCTGTTACTGACCGGCGCGCTGTGGTGGTCGTTCCGTTCGAAGAAAGGCGTCCGGGCGAAGCCACAGTTCACCCGACAGAGCATGCGAGAACGGGAGCAGGGTGGCGATGGTGGCGCCTCCGCCTTCGAGTACCCAACCGAGACCGACGACTCCGAGGGCTGAGCTACTCGTCGTCGGCGAGACTCGGATGGGGCGTCGGCTCGCCGGGCATGGGCTGTTCGAAGTACCGGCGCATGATCTCCAGGGACTCCTCTTCTCGCTGTTGCCGTTCGGCCTCGTCGATCTCCTCACAGCCCGGCGGGACCTCACGCCCCCGATCGGTGAAGTACCCCTCCGGGGCGGTCCAGTCGTGGTAGAAGTCAACGCCCGAGTCCTCGATCAGGGTCAAGCCGACCTGTGCGCCGTGACCGGCGGCGACGATGGCCTGGTGGTGTTGCTCGGCCAGTCGTCCGGCAGCGTAGAGCCCGTCGACGCCCGTCCGGCCGCAGTCGTCGACGCCGACGAACTCCTTCGAGCCCCGATCGATCGTCTCGATATCGAGCCCGTCGAGGTAGGACGAGTCAGCCCAGGAGGCGGCGATCAGGTACTGTGCGTCGTACTCCTCGTCGTCGGCCAGGGTGACGTGGAACCGGCCGTCCGTTCGCTCCACGTCGGTCGCCTCCCCGTCGATGAACCACACGCCGGCCCGGCGGGCCTGTGCCTGGATCAGTTCCAGCAGGAGCCGGGGGTTGATCCCCGCCGGGAAGCCGGGGTAGTTCTCCAGGTGGGCGTTCCGTCCGAGGATCGACTCGCCGGTCGAGACGATTCGGGTCGACAGGCCGGCTCTGGCGGTGTAGATCGCCGCGGAGAGGCCAGCGACACCGCCGCCGACGACGATCACGTCTTCGCGTTCGGATGGCATATGCCGGCGTACTTGTCCGGACAGAAGAAAGCTGCCGATTCGGCTCGACACCGCGCTATCAGTCAGTTCAGACGACCCGAAGCCTCATAACCGTTCATCTACTATACCGGGCGTAATGACCGACACCGTCGACGATGTCGACTTACCGTACGACGAGAACGCCTCACAGCAGAAGAAGATCGAGGCGCTGCAGGAACGGCTCGAAGTCCTCGAATCACAGAACGAGGAGATGCGGGACAAGCTGCTCGACGCGAACGCCGAGAACAACAAGTACCAGCAGAAGCTCGAACGGCTCACCCACGAGAACAAGAAGCTCAAACAGTCGCCACTGTTCGTCGCGACCGTCCAGGAACTGACCGACGAGGGTGTCATCATCAAACAGCACGGCAACAATCAGGAGGCCCTGACCGAGGTCACCGACGAGATGCGCGAGGATCTCTCGCCCGACGACCGCGTCGCCGTCAACAACTCCCTCTCGATCGTCAAGCAACTCGACGACGAAACCGACGTTCGCGCCCGGGTGATGCAGGTCGACCAGTCGCCGTCGGTCACCTATCAGGACATCGGTGGGATCGAAGAGCAGATGGACGAGGTCCGCGAGACCGTCGAGATGCCGCTGAAGTCCCCGGAGATGTTCGAAGACGTTGGGATCGACCCGCCAAGCGGCGTCCTGCTGCACGGCCCGCCCGGCACCGGGAAGACGATGCTCGCGAAGGCAGTGGCCAACGAGACCGACGCCACGTTCATCAAGATGGCCGGCTCGGAACTGGTCCACAAGTTCATCGGCGAGGGGTCGAAGCTCGTCCGTGACCTGTTCGACCTGGCTCGCCAGGAAGAGCCCGCCGTCGTCTTTATCGACGAGATCGACGCTATCGCGGCCAAACGTACGGAGTCGAAGACCTCCGGTGACGCGGAGGTCCAGCGGACGATGATGCAACTGCTCTCGGAGATGGACGGGTTCGACGACCGCGGCGAGATCCGGATCATCGCGGCGACCAACCGCTTCGACATGCTCGACCGGGCGATCCTCCGGCCCGGCCGGTTCGACCGCCTCATCGAAGTTCCCAAACCCGACGTGGAGGGTCGCCGGCAGATCTTCCAGATCCACACCCGCGACATGAACCTCGCGGACGGCGTCGAGTTCGAGGAACTCGCCGCGGAGATCGACGAGGCCTCCGGTGCCGACGTGAAGGCGATCTGTACGGAAGCGGGGATGTTCGCTATCCGCGACGACAGGACCGAGGTCCAGATGTCGGACTTCTACGACGCCTGGGAGAAGATCCAGCAGGAAGAGACCGAAGACGAAGACATCTCG from Haloarcula pelagica carries:
- the pan1 gene encoding proteasome-activating nucleotidase Pan1, encoding MTDTVDDVDLPYDENASQQKKIEALQERLEVLESQNEEMRDKLLDANAENNKYQQKLERLTHENKKLKQSPLFVATVQELTDEGVIIKQHGNNQEALTEVTDEMREDLSPDDRVAVNNSLSIVKQLDDETDVRARVMQVDQSPSVTYQDIGGIEEQMDEVRETVEMPLKSPEMFEDVGIDPPSGVLLHGPPGTGKTMLAKAVANETDATFIKMAGSELVHKFIGEGSKLVRDLFDLARQEEPAVVFIDEIDAIAAKRTESKTSGDAEVQRTMMQLLSEMDGFDDRGEIRIIAATNRFDMLDRAILRPGRFDRLIEVPKPDVEGRRQIFQIHTRDMNLADGVEFEELAAEIDEASGADVKAICTEAGMFAIRDDRTEVQMSDFYDAWEKIQQEETEDEDISRTFA
- a CDS encoding ABC1 kinase family protein; translation: MNFRAYWRFFVVARHFLPLLLAYARDRHRFIVVGRSRPVTSEQRRKRAQALLDSLLTLGPTFIKLGQLLSTRPDILPPEYIEEFSKLQDRVPPAEWEAARQVLEDELGPIDDAFAEFEEEAISGASLGQVYRARIDGDPVAVKVRRPGIEALVEADLRVIKWSLPALMYFVGEARSFSLETLADEFSKTIREEMDYEREARMLTEIRANFAGNDRVRIPEVTESHSTERVLTMEYVPGTKINDIDDLDERGLDRTRLAETLQRAYLQMIIDDGVFHADPHPGNLAVQDDGTLVFYDFGMSGRVDSFVQDKIVDFYAAVADQDIDAILDALIEMGTLSPEADRQVMGDVMELAIADARGEDIEQYRVQQIIQQVEDTIYEFPLRLPSNLALVLRVATVVEGVCVTLDPEFDFISVATDYLRQEGYLAEGVRNYIEDRQRELQDATRSAVRIPPKLESVLDRVEREDLHVRADLEDSDRLLAAMTKRLILGMVLASTLFSTALLYAESSLTGAGVAGGGALLLTGALWWSFRSKKGVRAKPQFTRQSMREREQGGDGGASAFEYPTETDDSEG
- a CDS encoding FAD-dependent oxidoreductase; the protein is MPSEREDVIVVGGGVAGLSAAIYTARAGLSTRIVSTGESILGRNAHLENYPGFPAGINPRLLLELIQAQARRAGVWFIDGEATDVERTDGRFHVTLADDEEYDAQYLIAASWADSSYLDGLDIETIDRGSKEFVGVDDCGRTGVDGLYAAGRLAEQHHQAIVAAGHGAQVGLTLIEDSGVDFYHDWTAPEGYFTDRGREVPPGCEEIDEAERQQREEESLEIMRRYFEQPMPGEPTPHPSLADDE